The following coding sequences lie in one Flavobacterium cyclinae genomic window:
- a CDS encoding GNAT family N-acetyltransferase, with translation MPQLIELGTKAEMLEQLSIIQQLYPDYTLEIYGNLLDKMIPHNYKQLIVVENGITMGLAGFWIATKLWSGKYLEMDNVVVHEDFRSKGIGSIMTEYLNQKAIDEDCNMITLDAYTTNFGAQKFYMNHGFVPKGFHFVKYLKD, from the coding sequence ATGCCACAGTTAATTGAATTAGGAACAAAAGCCGAAATGTTGGAACAATTATCCATTATCCAACAATTATATCCCGATTATACACTTGAAATTTATGGCAACTTACTAGACAAAATGATTCCGCACAATTACAAACAATTAATTGTAGTGGAAAACGGAATCACGATGGGTTTAGCAGGTTTTTGGATTGCAACTAAACTATGGAGTGGCAAATATCTAGAAATGGATAATGTTGTAGTGCATGAAGATTTTCGTTCCAAAGGAATTGGCAGCATTATGACTGAATATCTCAATCAAAAAGCCATCGATGAAGATTGTAATATGATTACTTTAGATGCGTATACTACAAATTTTGGAGCACAAAAATTCTATATGAATCACGGATTTGTTCCCAAAGGGTTTCACTTTGTGAAATATTTGAAGGATTAA
- the atpG gene encoding ATP synthase F1 subunit gamma — translation MANLKEIRNRITSVSSTMQITSAMKMVSAAKLKKAQDAITAMRPYAEKLTELLQNLSATLEGEVGGAFTAQREVKKVLIVAITSNRGLCGAFNSNVIKQVKVVADSYQGKQVDVLAIGKKGNDVLRKTHNVVDVQNGVFDQLTFDNAAAIAQQLMDKFVAGEYDKIEIVYNEFKNAATQIVRTQQFLPLAPIVGGEVVASDYIFEPSKEEIVLTLIPKSLKTQLYKSIRDSFAAEHGARMTAMHKATDNATELRNQLKLTYNKARQAAITGEILEIVGGAEALNN, via the coding sequence ATGGCAAACTTAAAGGAAATACGTAATAGAATTACTTCTGTTTCATCTACGATGCAAATTACATCGGCGATGAAAATGGTTTCTGCTGCAAAATTAAAAAAAGCGCAAGATGCCATTACGGCTATGCGTCCGTATGCAGAAAAACTTACTGAACTATTACAAAACTTAAGTGCAACTCTTGAAGGAGAAGTAGGTGGTGCTTTTACAGCTCAAAGAGAAGTAAAAAAAGTGCTTATCGTTGCAATCACTTCTAATAGAGGTTTGTGTGGTGCGTTTAATTCAAACGTTATCAAACAAGTAAAAGTAGTAGCTGATTCTTACCAAGGAAAACAAGTGGATGTTCTTGCTATCGGTAAAAAAGGAAACGACGTTTTACGTAAAACACATAATGTAGTTGACGTTCAAAATGGTGTTTTTGACCAATTAACTTTTGACAATGCAGCTGCTATTGCGCAACAGTTAATGGATAAATTCGTAGCAGGTGAGTATGATAAAATTGAAATCGTGTATAACGAATTCAAAAATGCAGCGACTCAAATTGTTAGAACCCAACAGTTTTTACCTTTGGCTCCAATTGTTGGAGGTGAAGTTGTAGCTTCTGATTATATTTTTGAACCTTCTAAAGAAGAAATTGTGTTGACTTTGATTCCAAAATCATTAAAAACACAATTATACAAGTCTATTAGAGATTCATTTGCAGCAGAACACGGAGCTCGTATGACCGCAATGCACAAAGCAACTGATAACGCTACAGAATTAAGAAACCAATTAAAATTAACTTACAACAAAGCACGTCAAGCTGCAATTACTGGAGAAATCCTTGAAATTGTTGGTGGAGCTGAAGCTTTGAATAATTAA
- a CDS encoding S9 family peptidase yields the protein MKKLSYFVLVLFTCLVSAQNLRLEDIMKGNEFIGHQPDNHRWSIDGQTVLFDWNPNNEIGNSTYFWNASLKTPQKVTTSNPIYDLDFMATQKEYDVVYYTNQGVLYSYTKSTKKTKKVIQLADRINSVERSTNAHIIFFQQNRNVYQFNAKDFSIVQLTNFKSGRENKALKEEESFLKNQQEELFQFVRDEEASSKWYEEKSKNKKEKFPKEIYYDKSSLEQIKPSPDGKFVTFRLSDYPSQTSTNVENFITADGFTRQEKARAKVSTSNFSKHKFGIFNVEKDTTYYVSFSNLSGIKEAPKYYQEYDNLKDKSDYETAIVMMSPVYSPDGKNAVLEMRSQDNKHRWIVQLDLVSGKINELDHQHDEAWIGGPGIPGYSFSGGTLGFIDNSTFYFQSEATGFSHLYTYNLKTKKKEALTKGNWEVREVKLSNDKNSFYITTTTTHPGNRSFYKLDIASKKMTGILTNDGNYEVEVSPDEKSLLVRYSYKNKPWELYLGANKPNSDLKQITFSTTPEFKKYNWKTPEVITFKAEDGTNVYARLYQPKAENKNKAAVIFVHGAGYLQNAHNYWSTYHREYMFHNMLTDLGYTVLDIDYRASDGYGRDFRTGIYRHMGGKDLSDQLDGKKYLVQNLGIDANRVGIYGGSYGGFITLMALLTEPGEFKAGAALRSVTDWAHYNHGYTSNILNFPETDPEAYKKSSPIYFANNLQDKLLMLHGMVDNNVQFQDIVRLTQRFIELGKKDWDLAVFPVESHGFTETYSWVDEYRRILNLFNENLVQK from the coding sequence ATGAAAAAACTCTCTTATTTCGTTTTAGTACTTTTTACGTGTTTAGTTTCGGCACAAAATCTTCGTTTAGAAGACATCATGAAAGGAAATGAATTCATCGGGCACCAACCTGATAATCACCGTTGGTCCATCGATGGGCAAACCGTTTTATTCGATTGGAATCCGAATAACGAAATTGGAAATAGTACTTATTTCTGGAATGCTTCCTTAAAAACACCACAAAAAGTAACGACTTCAAATCCGATTTACGATTTGGATTTCATGGCAACTCAAAAAGAGTATGATGTGGTGTATTATACAAATCAAGGTGTTTTATATTCGTATACCAAATCCACTAAAAAGACGAAAAAAGTCATTCAATTAGCCGATAGAATTAACTCAGTTGAACGAAGCACGAATGCCCATATAATTTTTTTTCAGCAAAATAGAAATGTATATCAATTCAATGCCAAAGATTTTTCGATAGTTCAATTGACCAATTTTAAATCGGGAAGAGAAAATAAAGCGTTAAAAGAAGAAGAATCATTCTTAAAAAACCAACAAGAAGAGTTGTTTCAATTTGTTCGCGATGAAGAAGCATCTTCCAAATGGTATGAAGAAAAATCTAAAAACAAGAAAGAAAAATTCCCAAAAGAAATCTATTACGACAAATCCTCTTTAGAGCAAATTAAACCCTCGCCAGACGGGAAATTTGTAACCTTCCGACTTTCAGATTATCCAAGTCAAACTTCCACAAATGTTGAAAATTTCATTACGGCTGATGGATTTACACGTCAAGAAAAAGCAAGAGCCAAAGTTTCGACTTCTAATTTCAGCAAACATAAATTTGGAATTTTTAATGTTGAAAAAGATACAACCTATTACGTTTCGTTTTCTAATTTATCGGGAATAAAAGAAGCACCAAAATACTATCAAGAATACGATAATTTAAAAGATAAATCGGATTACGAAACCGCTATTGTAATGATGAGTCCTGTGTATAGTCCAGACGGGAAAAATGCCGTTTTGGAAATGAGAAGTCAAGACAACAAACACCGTTGGATTGTGCAATTGGATTTGGTTTCAGGAAAAATCAACGAATTAGACCACCAACACGACGAAGCTTGGATTGGCGGACCAGGAATTCCAGGTTACAGTTTCAGTGGCGGAACTTTAGGTTTTATTGATAATTCGACTTTTTATTTTCAATCGGAAGCTACTGGTTTTTCACACTTGTACACCTATAATTTGAAAACCAAGAAAAAAGAAGCGTTAACAAAAGGGAATTGGGAAGTTCGTGAAGTGAAATTATCAAACGATAAAAATTCATTTTACATCACCACAACGACAACACATCCAGGAAACAGAAGTTTTTACAAATTAGACATCGCCTCTAAAAAAATGACCGGAATTTTAACGAATGATGGCAACTACGAAGTAGAAGTATCTCCTGACGAAAAGTCGCTTTTAGTGCGTTATTCTTATAAAAATAAACCTTGGGAATTGTATTTAGGAGCTAATAAACCAAACTCGGATTTGAAACAAATTACGTTTTCAACTACACCAGAATTTAAAAAATACAATTGGAAAACTCCTGAAGTTATAACGTTTAAAGCCGAGGACGGAACCAATGTTTACGCTCGATTATACCAACCAAAAGCAGAAAACAAGAACAAAGCCGCTGTTATTTTTGTTCATGGTGCTGGCTATTTGCAAAACGCACACAATTATTGGAGCACGTATCACAGGGAATACATGTTTCACAATATGTTAACTGATTTAGGTTACACGGTTTTAGACATCGATTACAGAGCTAGTGATGGTTACGGTCGTGATTTCAGAACGGGAATTTACCGTCACATGGGTGGAAAAGATTTATCGGATCAGTTAGATGGTAAAAAATATTTGGTTCAAAATTTAGGAATTGATGCCAACCGAGTGGGAATTTACGGAGGTTCGTATGGTGGATTTATCACATTGATGGCATTGCTAACAGAACCAGGCGAATTCAAAGCTGGTGCTGCATTACGTTCGGTGACCGATTGGGCGCATTACAATCATGGGTATACGTCAAACATTTTGAACTTCCCTGAAACCGATCCAGAAGCGTACAAAAAAAGTTCGCCAATTTATTTTGCCAATAATTTACAAGATAAATTATTAATGTTACACGGAATGGTGGATAACAATGTACAATTTCAAGATATCGTACGATTAACGCAGCGTTTCATAGAATTAGGAAAGAAAGACTGGGATTTAGCGGTTTTTCCAGTTGAATCTCATGGGTTTACGGAAACCTATTCTTGGGTAGACGAATACAGAAGGATTTTAAATTTATTCAACGAAAATCTAGTACAAAAATAA
- a CDS encoding prolyl oligopeptidase family serine peptidase — protein MKVNPNLFEYFRAQLFSHLHYMKSYFFASFYLVFTCFNLAFSQQKVDTKKLPTTSSKHGITLQDDYNWLENTTDKEVIDWVELQNNISEQKLNEVVKNYNFPFKIKDYDYLSTYSMPKKKGKYFYISYRVDKKKPSVLYYKESLNDLGKPLVDPYEVYKDENVVLLGYYPSKNSKYLAFKISPNGSDRHEIKFKDFANKKYLDDALTDIKFSNVAWNDDKGIFYKKNSNKAFFEKDSTYQLYYHKIGDIQSKDKLVFDTTNKKSNFSFFTKENKLFIIEASEDETTVNYYFSDLNTESLQFNNFLINDKNNIDFFNIKNNNFYYSDEKYPWGNVSYFDINNPEEKHILIPQVYTHLLIGATFLDKYIICKYKNMGKYYMSIYDYTGKFIRKFEAPHNMDFDINYWDEKTDDLFVVFYSYTISSLNYKLNITTGANDIYFNDFIQPKPTLFPFNYFETKTITYKSRDNKDIPIVIIHKKGLELNGNNPTLLQAYGGFGSVSSPSYDTGLLHFMEKGGVYAFAQIRGGGEKGKNWHKEGKGLKKINSINDFVDAAEFLIAENYTNPNKLAISGGSNGGLVVGAAMTQRPDLFKVVVANVGVFDMINAQKYTVGKFHLDEYGNADIKEEFQSLLNYSPLHNIKDDVNYPTCLIITSENDDRVPPFHSYKFVAKLQNRTAQKNPIYLKVNKNAGHYGNISSYENRVKKESEFFSFIWEYLNN, from the coding sequence ATGAAAGTAAATCCAAATTTATTTGAATATTTTCGTGCTCAATTATTTTCTCACTTACATTATATGAAATCATACTTTTTCGCCTCTTTCTATTTAGTTTTCACATGTTTTAATTTGGCTTTTTCGCAACAAAAAGTTGACACTAAAAAACTTCCAACAACTTCATCTAAACACGGAATTACACTTCAAGATGATTACAATTGGTTAGAAAATACAACGGATAAAGAAGTAATTGATTGGGTTGAATTGCAAAATAATATCAGCGAACAAAAACTTAATGAAGTAGTTAAAAATTATAATTTCCCATTTAAAATTAAAGATTATGATTATTTATCTACCTATTCGATGCCGAAAAAAAAGGGAAAATATTTTTACATATCTTACAGAGTAGATAAAAAGAAACCAAGTGTATTGTATTACAAAGAAAGTTTAAATGATTTAGGTAAACCATTAGTAGACCCTTATGAAGTTTATAAAGACGAAAATGTGGTTTTATTAGGCTACTATCCTTCAAAAAACTCTAAATATTTAGCCTTTAAAATTAGTCCTAACGGAAGTGATCGACATGAAATTAAATTCAAAGACTTTGCTAACAAAAAATACCTTGATGATGCATTAACCGATATTAAATTTTCAAATGTAGCTTGGAATGATGATAAAGGAATTTTCTACAAAAAAAATTCTAATAAAGCGTTTTTTGAAAAAGATTCAACTTATCAATTGTATTATCATAAAATTGGAGATATTCAAAGTAAAGACAAATTAGTATTTGACACCACTAATAAAAAATCGAATTTTAGTTTTTTTACAAAAGAAAATAAACTGTTTATTATTGAAGCAAGTGAAGACGAAACTACAGTTAATTATTATTTTTCTGATTTAAATACAGAGTCGCTTCAATTCAATAATTTCTTAATAAATGACAAAAACAACATTGATTTTTTCAATATAAAGAACAATAATTTTTACTACTCTGATGAAAAATATCCATGGGGAAATGTGAGTTATTTCGATATTAACAATCCAGAAGAAAAACATATCTTAATCCCTCAAGTATATACGCATTTACTTATTGGAGCTACTTTTTTGGACAAATATATTATTTGTAAATATAAGAACATGGGTAAATATTATATGTCTATTTATGATTATACAGGCAAGTTTATTCGAAAATTTGAAGCGCCTCATAACATGGATTTTGATATTAATTATTGGGATGAAAAAACCGATGATCTTTTTGTTGTGTTTTATTCTTATACCATTTCATCACTTAATTATAAATTAAATATCACAACTGGAGCAAATGACATCTATTTTAATGATTTCATTCAACCAAAACCAACATTATTCCCTTTTAATTATTTTGAAACCAAAACAATTACATACAAAAGCAGAGATAATAAAGATATTCCAATAGTAATTATTCATAAAAAAGGCCTTGAACTGAACGGTAATAACCCCACTTTATTACAAGCTTATGGTGGTTTTGGTAGTGTTAGTAGTCCAAGTTACGATACTGGATTATTGCATTTTATGGAAAAAGGAGGTGTTTATGCTTTCGCTCAAATTAGAGGTGGTGGCGAAAAAGGTAAAAACTGGCACAAAGAAGGAAAAGGTTTGAAAAAAATTAATTCAATAAACGATTTTGTTGATGCTGCCGAGTTTTTAATTGCTGAAAATTATACCAATCCAAATAAACTAGCCATTAGTGGTGGTTCAAATGGTGGATTAGTAGTTGGTGCTGCAATGACACAACGACCAGATTTGTTCAAAGTTGTAGTGGCAAATGTTGGTGTTTTTGATATGATAAATGCTCAAAAATATACGGTAGGGAAATTTCATCTTGATGAATACGGAAATGCCGATATTAAAGAAGAGTTTCAGTCTTTATTAAATTATTCTCCGTTACACAACATTAAAGACGATGTAAATTATCCTACTTGTTTAATTATTACTTCTGAAAATGATGACAGAGTTCCGCCTTTTCATTCTTATAAATTTGTTGCAAAACTCCAAAATAGAACTGCACAAAAAAATCCAATTTATTTAAAAGTAAATAAAAATGCTGGTCATTATGGCAATATTTCAAGTTATGAGAACAGAGTAAAAAAAGAAAGTGAATTTTTCAGTTTTATTTGGGAATACTTGAATAATTAG